CCTCTGGGGCGATAGACGATTGACCGTGACACCCAGCAAGACGTTGTGTCGTCTGAGTTGGAATTTAAAATGTTCTCAAATCTGGATGCATCATCCGATGAAGGGTTTTCATTGGTGAGGCCGTCCAGTGTCCAGCCAGAGTCGTTAAGAATAAATTACTGTTTGGGGTAGGGCGAGGAGCCCGGTGGAGATTTAGCTTGATCGATCTCTTGGGCTGGTTAAAATATGGAACCTCGCAGCGATTTCTGTCGTCAAACAAATACGTTACCGGGTAAAAGTAATATAAATTATAAATAGTTCATATCAGTTGTGTGGTCGGGATATTGAAAAACCAATCACAAAATACCCAACTGTTTTTCTGTTTTGGTCCCGCCAAGTCGGGGACGACGCTGTTGCAGCGCGCCTTGAATCTGCACCCTCAGGTTTCCTGCCCCTCCGAGTATGATTGCCGTTCCCTTTACGAAGGACTCAAATGGGTCTTCGGTGAATTCAACAAGGTACTGCAGCTGTACGACCGACGCACTGGCGGGCAGGGAGCGGCCCTGGTAGGGGGTGAAAGCGTCAATGCCGTTTTTCGCTCGTCACTTGAGACCATGATGCGCGAGGCCGCCAGGGGCAAGCCCATCATCGGGGCCAACGACAACAATATCATCGCCAACCTCGAGTTCTTCAACAATCTGTTCGACCAGCCCCGGTTTATCGCGATCTTCCGTAACCCCATCGATCAAGGTCTGTCGGCCTGGCATCACAACCTGCGCCTGGCGCAGGAGGAGAATGATCCGCGTCACAGCGAATTGCTTACCCAGTGCGGTGATCTGTCAGGCTGGCTGCGACAGTCGGCGCATCTTTTTATTCAGAATGTCGATC
This genomic window from Gammaproteobacteria bacterium contains:
- a CDS encoding sulfotransferase, with the translated sequence MVGILKNQSQNTQLFFCFGPAKSGTTLLQRALNLHPQVSCPSEYDCRSLYEGLKWVFGEFNKVLQLYDRRTGGQGAALVGGESVNAVFRSSLETMMREAARGKPIIGANDNNIIANLEFFNNLFDQPRFIAIFRNPIDQGLSAWHHNLRLAQEENDPRHSELLTQCGDLSGWLRQSAHLFIQNVDRWRTFSEGRDNVHMVRYEDLVTHRIETLRGIFSFLGADTGDVILDRIASETDIGRMRSTSKNPGFFRSGSIEMGGGEITRQLRAELSEMIADSMEKIGYRVDLGLPLRA